In Falsibacillus pallidus, the genomic window ATTATTTATTGATAAATAATCCTCTATTTAATAGTACGTATGTTTTGACTTTAAGTTTCATATTCTTCCATAGTAAATTACACATTTATCCAAATGAAGGAATGAATCCAAAAAGTGTCGAAAATATAAGCAAACCTAATTAGATGTTGATAGGAGAATGAACATGAGCACAGAAACGTGGAAAAAAGTCGATGAGTATTTTACAAAGAAGCTGCACGAACCCGAATCCATCATGGATAATGTATTGAAATCAAACGAGGAAGCGGGACTGCCGTCCATCGATGTTTCACCGAACCAAGGGAAGCTGCTGAATCTCTTAGTACAGATGAAAGGGGCCACAAAAATCCTGGAAATCGGTACACTTGGTGGCTACAGCACCATCTGGATGGCGAGAGCGCTGCCTGAGAACGGAAAATTGATCACCTTGGAATATGCAGAAAAACATGCGGATGTAGCGAGAAAAAATATTGAGCATGCCGGGATTTCAGATAAGGTTGAGATTATGGTTGGAGCCGCTTTGGATTCCCTTCCGGTGTTAGAAGAACGCGGGGAAAAGGATTTTGATTTTATTTTTATTGACGCAGATAAACCGAACAATCCTCATTATTTGGAATGGGCATTGAAATTAAGTAAACCGGGTACGGTCATCATCGGGGACAATGTTGTGAGAGATGGAAAAGTGGTGGATGAAGACACAGAAGATGCCGTCATTAAAGGTGTTCAATCGTTTATCGACCTTCTTTCTAGAAATCCCCACATTGATTCTACGGCGATTCAAACTGTCGGAAGCAAAGGCTACGATGGATTTGTACTTGGAATTGTTAAATGACAAAAGGATTAAGTGAAATGGAATTAGGTACTCCTTTTGCAAAAGGGAATACAGCAGACATCTATCTATGGGAAAATAAAATCGTGAAACTCTATAAAGAACATTTGCCTGATAATGAAGCAGCGAATGAAGCTGAGAAACAAATGGCTGCCTACTCAACCGGACTTCCTGTTCCAAAAATGTGGGATGTGGCAAAGGTGAATGGAAGGCAAGTGCTGATCATGGAGTATGTGAAAGGGGAGACGTTAGGACAACTCCTCCAGAAAAATGAGGAAAAGGCAAAATACTATCTTTCAACCTCCATTGACCTTCAATTGAACATGCATGAGAAAGAAACGAATAAACTTGTTGATATGTCCGAAAAATTGAGACGTCAAATAGAAAATGCTCCCATTTTGACAAATGAGCAAAAAGAAGCGCTCATCAAGAAATTAAGCACCATGACCTATGAGCCAAAGCTTTGCCATGGGGACTTCCATCTATATAATGTGGTTCAATCCCTTGAAAATTTCACCATCATTGACTGGGTCGATGCAAGTTCCGGAGACGTTCGTGCAGATGTCTATCGTTCCTACCTATTATACTCAGAAGTTTCCAGTGAATTAGCTGAAGCCTATCTGAGCATTTATTGTGAAAAAAGCGGCTTGAGCAAAACGGAAATTCAGGAATGGGCACCAATCATAGCAGGCGCCAGGCTCGCAGAGAAGGTATCTGGCGAAAATGAACAGTATTTGATTGGAATTGTTAACGGGTATATGTATAAATAAATAGCATTAAAATTTACATCCGCTGTCGATGGCAGTGGATGTTTTTTTATTTTAGGGGTGTCCTTTTTTCATTTTCGATTGTATATAGAGTGTGAAAGGAGGTGATACGACATGGCAGAGGCATTATTGAAAGATTCCAAATTGAAGTTGATGTTCCAAGCAGGGGTGGATGAAAATGGAGATCCTGTTTTCAAGAACAAGACCCTCAATAACATCAAAACGGATTCCACTCCGGATCAATTGGATCAAGTGGCGCAGGCCCTAAAAGCTCTTTGCAGCTCTCCTCTTGTTGAGGTTGAAAGGGACGACAGCTACGACATTGAGGCGTAATAACGTTCATGAAAGCTAAATAAAACAGGAAGGAGGTGAACCATTTTGGCAAAATCACTTGAACTTCAATTTGTAACAGCTGACGGCAAATCAGCGAAGGTTTCGATTGACAATCCAATCGAGCCTGTTGACACAGCTCAGGTCAAAGCTTCGATGGAGGCTATCATTGCAGCAGATGTGTTCTTCACAAATGCAGGGTCATCCTATTCAGGCATTAAGGGTGCCCGAGTAGTTGAGCGCAATGTCACGGACTACACGATTGAGTAATCATGGGGGCCTGTTCATTTGGACAGGCCTTTCATCATTAAGATGAGAGGAGGGAGAAAAGTGGACCAATTCATCCCATTTATCAGTGAGGTTGGATTTCCCATTGCGGTCACAGTGTATCTGCTTTATCGGATTGAGACTAAGCTGGATGCGATCGTTGCCTCAATTGTCAATCTGCCTGAACGAATTAAAGGGGTATAAATAAAATCCTTCGCCATTTTCTAGGGCGAAGGATTTTTTTCGTAGGAATATATTATGAAAGGTATAAGCGCAATGTTTCTTGCAGTGTTCCTTTTGTTTCAGCTTTTTTATCGAACGTGATGCCAGCGTGGACCATCTTTCTTGTGAGTTCTGGACGCATACCCGAAATGATGGCTTTGCATCCCATCATATTGACCCCCGTCAGAACTTTTTGGAAATGGTCCATGACATCCAATTCCATATCGGCTACCCCGGATAGATCGATAACCAATGTCTGTACCTGCTGTGCAGAAATATCCATCAGTGCTTTTTCTTCGATTGTCTGCATTCGGTAAGTGTCGATGGAGCCGATTAAAGGGAGTACTGCCACAGTTGGGCTGACAGGAATGATTGGAACAGAAAGGTGTTCCACAAGCTTTCTCTGTTCGTTGATCATTTCATCTTTATAGGTTGAATAATTTAGGAAAAATCCATTCAAGAAATCATCAATGCCATCATTGATTTTTTTCTCAAGTGCATAGAATTCTTCTTGGGTAGGGACGATGTCGTTCAAAGTCTCCCATTTATAATTGAATTCCCAGAGTGTCCTTCGAATCGCCTGGACCCATTCTAGTTTGAACGCAAGTGTCAGATTGTGCTGAGCCCATGCAATTCCTTCCTGACGTGCAAATGCTGCCAATTCTGCATCTCTTTCCTCGATAACATTCAAAGCAAGTGTTTCTGCATTTTTCAAAAGATCTATATTGCCTTTCAAAAGGATCTCATTGATTTTTGAAGCAACATTAACCGCTTCAGATAAGAGTTTTTCTTGAAATTTTCCCCTGTTTTCAATAATAAATTGAGAGATATTTGCACAATTTTGAAATGTTGCGTTCATGTAAGGTACACTCCTCAAAAAAGGTTCTATTTAATAGTATATATTAACTATTCTCATCTACCCTTTATTCTCCTCCTTTAAACATAAAAAAATGTGAAATTTTCATTAAAGCTGAAAAAAGTTTTTTTCGATATAATGGGAAAGGAGCTTTAAACGAAAGGATTTGTTTGACATCATGAAAAGAGCCATTTTATTTTTATGGCAAATTGCATTGATATCCGCTATTTATCTCGTATCAGTTTTTATCGTAAAATCACTGCATATCCCTGTTCCTGCGGGGGTCTTTGGCATGGTCCTATTATTCGCCCTGCTATCAACGGGTATCATTAAGCTAGAATATATTTCTATAGGGGCAGGATTCTTGAATAAGCATTTGGGATTCTTTTTCATTCCTATAGCAGTTGGGCTGATGAATGAAGGAACTCTTGTGAGGGAAATGGGCACCCAATTGTTCTTGATGATCTTCGGCAGTACGATCATTGGGCTCCTCATCACAGCTGGATTGACTCATTTTTTATCCAAGAAGGAGGGGAAGCAGCATGCACCTTCTAACATGGATTGAAATTATTTTAACCATCTTAGTCTATATCGGGGCAAGATTTGTATCTCAAAAAGTGAAATCGCCTCTGACGACACCGATATTCACTTCAACAGCCGTCATCATTCTGATTTTCTTATTGTGTCATATTTCATATAAAGCATACAGTGAAGCCAATCGCATCATATCATCTATGCTTGGACCCGTAACAGTAGCGTTAGCAGTTCCTATCTATCAGAATCGTAAATTGATCAGAAAACGGATGCTTCCTGCTGCAGCAGGGCTGTTGATCGGAACCATTTCTACGATCCTGACAGCTGTATGGTTTTCTATTTGGCTTGGACTGCCTGAAAAAATCCAGGCAACCGCGGCTGTCAAAGCAGTCTCCACTCCTGTTGCCATCCAGGCTGCGTTGTTAATTGGAGGAGACCCATCCCTTGCAGCAGCTTTTGTCATCACTGCCGGCATCATCGGGGCTGTGTTCGGACCGTTTATCTTATCTAAATGCAAAATTACGGATCCTTTTTCAAGAGGACTTGGCATCGGAACCGTCTCCCATGCCATCGGGACAAGCCAAGCCGGGATGGAAGGACCGATTGAAGGGGCAGCATCAAGTGCGGCCATGGGTCTTGCTGCCATGATCACCGCCATCATCCTGCCATGGCTGTATCCGTTGATTTCTTAAGGTTTTGAGCATAAGATAGTAAAAGATGATTTGACCTAGGAGGAATACAATGAAAATAGCAGATCTTATTACATCAAGAAGAAACATTAAGAAATTCAAGCCAGATCCACTAGACAAAAATAAAGTATTGGAATGGCTCGATGCAGCGTCATGGGCGCCAAATCATAAAATGACAGAACCGTGGGAAATCCTGTTCGTCGGACCTGAAACTAGAGCAGAGATTAACCATAAAATAGATTTTGGCGGTGCTCCCGTCGTCATGGTTATCCTTTCTAAAAAAGGAAAGACAGAAGTCGAAAGAGAAGAAAACATGGCTGCCACAGCCTGCTTTATCCAAAACTTCATGCTTGCTGCCTGGTCTGAAGGAGTGGGAACGTTCTGGTCTTCTGCAGCTGCTTCAAAGCGCAGCCGCGACATATTGAATATCTCAGACGAATATGATGTAGTCGGCGTCATCTCAGCCGGATATCCCGAAGAAATTCCGGAACCAAAGCCAAGAACTCCGATCAGCCAAAAAATAAAAGAATTATCATAAAAATGAAGCTCCCTGTTACGTCGGGGAGCTTTTTATTATTATATTCGAAAAATTAAAATAATTAATTTGATTACAAGGAAACTCTCATACTATCTTACTATTATCAGATTTTCTGCAAATTCTGATTGTTTAACCCTTAAATATTTACTATTATTAAAATAGTAAATATTATTTTACTATTGTTTTAAAAAGTACATATCGAGCAAGGAAAGGGAGGAAATGGTGTGGAAAATAAAGAATTGAACAGGGGATTGAAATCCCGCCATATTCAAATGATCGCCCTTGGGGGAACGATAGGGGTAGGTCTGTTTATGGGATCCGCCAGCACGATTCGCTGGACAGGACCATCTGTCATGCTGGCGTATGCCTTGGCAGGAATCTTCATCTTTTTCATCATGCGCGCGATGGGGGAGATGCTTTATGTCGAACCGAGCACAGGTTCTTTTGCGACATTCGGCTACAAGTATATCCATCCGCTTGCCGGCTACCTGACAGCATGGAGCAATTGGTTCCAATGGGTGGTTGTAGGGATGTCTGAAATTATTGCTGTAGGCGCTTACATGCAATATTGGTTCCCGGATCTGCCTGCATGGATCCCGGGGCTGATTGCACTGGTTCTACTCGGTGCTGCGAACTTGATCTCGGTAAAATCATTCGGTGAATTTGAATTTTGGTTCGCTCTCATCAAGATTGTCACAATTATTTTGATGATCATTGCTGGCTTTGGACTTGTCTTTTTCGGCATCGGCAACGGGGGGAACGCCATCGGCATCTCTAATCTTTGGACACACGGCGGCTTTTTTGCCGGAGGCTGGAAAGGATTCTTCTTCGCCTTGTCGCTAGTCATCGGTGCTTACCAAGGAGTAGAACTGATCGGTATCACGGCAGGGGAAGCTGAAAATCCGAAGAAAACGTTGAGAAATGCCATTCAAAGCATCATCTGGAGAATCCTTGTCTTTTATATCGGGGCGATTTTTATCATCGTTACCGTCTATCCATGGAATGAACTGAGCTCCATTGGAAGTCCGTTTGTCGGTACATTTGCTAAAATCGGCATCACGGCAGCAGCAGGATTCATTAATTTTGTTGTCATTACAGCCGCTCTTTCCGGCTGCAACAGCGGCATCTACAGTGCTGGAAGGATGCTTTACACACTTGGTGTCAATGGACAGGCGCCGAAGTTTTTCAAAAAGGTTTCGTCCAGCGGCGTTCCACTTGTTGGGACAATCGGGGTTCTCGCAGGTTTGGTGATCGGTGTTATTCTTAGCTACATTGCACCTGAAAATCTATTTGTCTACGTATACAGTGCAAGCGTACTTCCGGGGATGATTCCTTGGTTTGTCATCTTGATCAGCCAAACGCGCTTCCGCAAATTGAAGACGGATAAAATGGGGAATCATCCGTTCAAGATGCCACTCGCTCCACTGACAAACTATTTAACGATTGCTTTCCTGCTAGTGGTTTTGGTGGGAATGTGGGTAAATGAGGATACACGCATTTCTTTGATTGCGGGAATTGTTTTTCTGGGATTGGTTGTCATTAGTTATTATGTATTTGGAATCCATAAAAAAACACCGATTGATGCAGATAATGAAGATGAAGTTGCATAAGAAACAGAAAAGACTCAGGGAATCAATCCGTGAGTCTTTTTAAAATGTATCTACAATTGTCTTTATATCTATATTAGCCAATGACTTTGCGTCTTCATAGGAAACGGGGAATTTACTTACCCAGTTGTTGTAGACTCTGGTTAAGTATGTCCGGTTATAAACCTTACCGGCAAATTCGTTATAAAAATACAGCAGCAGGACGTTTACGACAATATCCGGGAGCTGTTTCCTTGTTTCGATGCCCTTGAACGAAATGATGTCGATGCCCTTCGGCTGATTGCCAGTGGCATATTGAAAAATTTCAGCAGGCGTTTTCGCAAGGCACAATTGTCTCAACTCTGATTCATTCGTAAAGAAGCCCACATTATTACCCCTATCATGTTGCAGATTTTCTCTCTTTAGAAAAGTTTTCTAGTTTCTTAGTTTAATTTAACCATAAAGTCTATCATTTGGATAGGGGTTAGGGCAAGTTGTAACATGATTAAAATAATTGAAGATATAGTGAAAAGGGTTGTATTTGATAGATTGGGGTTTCTGCGGGCGGTGGAAATGATGTCAAAACGGGGGAAATATCGTCATCATTATTTCTCAGGAAAGCGCAGGATGTGACAGGTGCCGTGCGGTTAAGGTCGAATCATGTATTCTAGAGAGGAAAAGTGGAGAAAGAGAGCGGAATTTGAATTTTTCGGAGGAGTATTTTCCTATATGTTTGTTGATCTGAATCCTGCCAATTTCCTATGTGGAATGATTTTGGAGGGAGTTTCCCATGTTGTATTTCCATAGAGGATTAGCCAATCTGGTTGTCGAATAAGAAATAGACCGGAAATGGGAGAAGGGGGATTGAAAATGTCTGCACAAACATTTGTATATGCTACATACATAGCAGCTTCGAAAGAACAGGTCTGGGATGCTTTGACTAATGGAGACATCACGGAGCAATATTTCTTTGGAACAAGGGTGGAGTCTGAATGGACAGAAGGATCTGATGTCAACTATTACCGCGAAGGGCAGGTATGCGACTATGGATCAGTTTTGAAGTGTGATCCATACAAACTTCTATCGTACACGTGGATCAATTCGTCTGATAAATATCCCCGTACAAGCCCGACGGTTGTTACATTTAAATTTCAGCCGATGGGAGAGGCTGTCAAACTGACTCTAAAGCATGAGAATCTCCTGGAAACCGACTACATTGAAGATGAAGATACGTTCGTCGGCTTCAACAATGGATGGCCGGCGATCCTCAGTAACTTAAAGACGTTTTTGGAGACGGGGAAAGTATTGAATCTAATGTAGGAAATATATTAAAGCGGTCGCATGGGGAATAAATCGTGCGGCCGATTGTTTTTTGGACAGGTATGATTGGTTTGTGCCCGCGCACGTGTGTATTCCACGGTAAAGGGGATAAAAACTACCTTAACGTGCCCTTGCGAGTATACATTCCACGGTAAAGGGAACAAAAACTTCCGGAACGTGACCGTTCACGTGTACATCCAGCGATAAAGGGAACAAAATCTTCCGATACGTAACTCTCCGAAAGCACTTCCTACAATTAAGGGAACAATAGGTTCTCAATCATTCTCACGCAAGAGAGCAACAGCCAAAATTGATGCATATGCGAATCAATCCGGCAACGGAATACGCATCCAGATATCCACGAAAAAACAGACGAATCGCTGCATGCAATCCGCCTGTCGTCATTCAACTGTCATCTCAGTCACTGCCATCACTCTCATCGCTGCGTTCTTCTCGGTCTATCGGCCGGTTGATTTCATTTGCCAGTTCATCTAAAAATTCATCCGATAGAAGGGGCTTTTTTTCTTTTTTCATGGTCATTCCTCCTAAGGTTTGTTTTTCTATTCTGATCAGCATTTTTCACAAAATTTATTTTTGCTATACCTCTTAAAAAAATGATTTACTTTTTCGAAGGACGGGAGTATTATTATCACAGTTTCAAATTTCTAATTCGCTGAAACCATCAGGTGCGGGGGAACCATTCAAGGGATCGATGTGTTGATCCATGGGGTGAATCCTTTTAAGGTAGGGCTACTCATTGGCCCGAATCCGTCAGCTAACCTCGTAAGCGTTAGATTGAGAAGGAAGGTGAAGCTTGTGACTAGGTCTCTACTATGTCCACAGGTCTTTTATGATGGCTTGTGGGCATTTTTTTGTGAAAAAAGAGAGCCGATGCATCAAACATTCAGAAAGATTCAAAGCTACATACTACTTAGGCGGGTGCATTCAAATTGATGTCAATCATGAAAAGGATTTTAATCGGCCGTCCGTTGAAATCCACTGAATTAAGTGAACAAAAGCTGAACAAAACGAAGGCGCTGGCCATTCTTTCGTCAGATGCCCTATCATCTATCGCCTATGGTCCGGAGCAAATCTTGATAGCGCTCATGGTCATTGGATCTGCGGCTTTCTGGTATTCCATACCGGTCGCAGTCGGG contains:
- a CDS encoding O-methyltransferase, with the protein product MSTETWKKVDEYFTKKLHEPESIMDNVLKSNEEAGLPSIDVSPNQGKLLNLLVQMKGATKILEIGTLGGYSTIWMARALPENGKLITLEYAEKHADVARKNIEHAGISDKVEIMVGAALDSLPVLEERGEKDFDFIFIDADKPNNPHYLEWALKLSKPGTVIIGDNVVRDGKVVDEDTEDAVIKGVQSFIDLLSRNPHIDSTAIQTVGSKGYDGFVLGIVK
- a CDS encoding phosphotransferase family protein gives rise to the protein MTKGLSEMELGTPFAKGNTADIYLWENKIVKLYKEHLPDNEAANEAEKQMAAYSTGLPVPKMWDVAKVNGRQVLIMEYVKGETLGQLLQKNEEKAKYYLSTSIDLQLNMHEKETNKLVDMSEKLRRQIENAPILTNEQKEALIKKLSTMTYEPKLCHGDFHLYNVVQSLENFTIIDWVDASSGDVRADVYRSYLLYSEVSSELAEAYLSIYCEKSGLSKTEIQEWAPIIAGARLAEKVSGENEQYLIGIVNGYMYK
- a CDS encoding DUF1659 domain-containing protein translates to MAEALLKDSKLKLMFQAGVDENGDPVFKNKTLNNIKTDSTPDQLDQVAQALKALCSSPLVEVERDDSYDIEA
- a CDS encoding DUF2922 domain-containing protein codes for the protein MAKSLELQFVTADGKSAKVSIDNPIEPVDTAQVKASMEAIIAADVFFTNAGSSYSGIKGARVVERNVTDYTIE
- a CDS encoding YvrJ family protein, translated to MDQFIPFISEVGFPIAVTVYLLYRIETKLDAIVASIVNLPERIKGV
- a CDS encoding STAS domain-containing protein yields the protein MNATFQNCANISQFIIENRGKFQEKLLSEAVNVASKINEILLKGNIDLLKNAETLALNVIEERDAELAAFARQEGIAWAQHNLTLAFKLEWVQAIRRTLWEFNYKWETLNDIVPTQEEFYALEKKINDGIDDFLNGFFLNYSTYKDEMINEQRKLVEHLSVPIIPVSPTVAVLPLIGSIDTYRMQTIEEKALMDISAQQVQTLVIDLSGVADMELDVMDHFQKVLTGVNMMGCKAIISGMRPELTRKMVHAGITFDKKAETKGTLQETLRLYLS
- a CDS encoding CidA/LrgA family protein, producing MKRAILFLWQIALISAIYLVSVFIVKSLHIPVPAGVFGMVLLFALLSTGIIKLEYISIGAGFLNKHLGFFFIPIAVGLMNEGTLVREMGTQLFLMIFGSTIIGLLITAGLTHFLSKKEGKQHAPSNMD
- a CDS encoding LrgB family protein — encoded protein: MHLLTWIEIILTILVYIGARFVSQKVKSPLTTPIFTSTAVIILIFLLCHISYKAYSEANRIISSMLGPVTVALAVPIYQNRKLIRKRMLPAAAGLLIGTISTILTAVWFSIWLGLPEKIQATAAVKAVSTPVAIQAALLIGGDPSLAAAFVITAGIIGAVFGPFILSKCKITDPFSRGLGIGTVSHAIGTSQAGMEGPIEGAASSAAMGLAAMITAIILPWLYPLIS
- a CDS encoding nitroreductase family protein gives rise to the protein MKIADLITSRRNIKKFKPDPLDKNKVLEWLDAASWAPNHKMTEPWEILFVGPETRAEINHKIDFGGAPVVMVILSKKGKTEVEREENMAATACFIQNFMLAAWSEGVGTFWSSAAASKRSRDILNISDEYDVVGVISAGYPEEIPEPKPRTPISQKIKELS
- a CDS encoding amino acid permease; the encoded protein is MENKELNRGLKSRHIQMIALGGTIGVGLFMGSASTIRWTGPSVMLAYALAGIFIFFIMRAMGEMLYVEPSTGSFATFGYKYIHPLAGYLTAWSNWFQWVVVGMSEIIAVGAYMQYWFPDLPAWIPGLIALVLLGAANLISVKSFGEFEFWFALIKIVTIILMIIAGFGLVFFGIGNGGNAIGISNLWTHGGFFAGGWKGFFFALSLVIGAYQGVELIGITAGEAENPKKTLRNAIQSIIWRILVFYIGAIFIIVTVYPWNELSSIGSPFVGTFAKIGITAAAGFINFVVITAALSGCNSGIYSAGRMLYTLGVNGQAPKFFKKVSSSGVPLVGTIGVLAGLVIGVILSYIAPENLFVYVYSASVLPGMIPWFVILISQTRFRKLKTDKMGNHPFKMPLAPLTNYLTIAFLLVVLVGMWVNEDTRISLIAGIVFLGLVVISYYVFGIHKKTPIDADNEDEVA
- a CDS encoding SRPBCC family protein — encoded protein: MSAQTFVYATYIAASKEQVWDALTNGDITEQYFFGTRVESEWTEGSDVNYYREGQVCDYGSVLKCDPYKLLSYTWINSSDKYPRTSPTVVTFKFQPMGEAVKLTLKHENLLETDYIEDEDTFVGFNNGWPAILSNLKTFLETGKVLNLM